A window from Candidatus Microthrix parvicella Bio17-1 encodes these proteins:
- the rpmG gene encoding 50S ribosomal protein L33 has translation MASDKRIKATMECTECKRRNYTTVKSKVNTRERLELSKFCPWDRKHTVHRETR, from the coding sequence ATGGCATCTGACAAGCGCATCAAGGCGACGATGGAATGCACCGAGTGCAAGCGTCGCAACTACACCACGGTGAAGTCCAAGGTGAACACCCGGGAACGCTTGGAACTCTCCAAGTTCTGCCCGTGGGACCGCAAGCACACCGTGCACCGCGAGACTCGCTGA